The following coding sequences lie in one Cannabis sativa cultivar Pink pepper isolate KNU-18-1 chromosome 5, ASM2916894v1, whole genome shotgun sequence genomic window:
- the LOC115715884 gene encoding myrcene synthase, chloroplastic — protein sequence MFCLGVHQFSPLSLILSTTKLARASRLSSACYPIQCTMVNSTNITNNTTIFDNHIHRRSANYEPPIWSFDYIQSLSSSQYKGEACTSRLNELEANVKEILLVEMKSNSLAQLEFIDALQRLGLSYRFETEINTILNEKYSGNIIDNPNYNLYATALEFRLLRHHGYDVSQEIFNVFKDEITSKFKARTSGEDIIGVLALYEASFYGKKSESILEEARVSSIECLENYVATMTMERNKPSLLVNDYDDDNNMLLLVNHALELPLYWRITRSEARWFIDLYEKNHNMNSTLLEFAKLDYNMVQSIYQEDLKHLSRWWSHTKLGEKMDFFRDRLMECFLWTVGIACEPEQSYYRRMSGRLYVLITTIDDIYDVYGTLEELELFTNAVERWDVKAMDDLPEYMRMPFFLLHNTINEMAFDVLGDQNFLNVKFLKRTWVDFCKHQLQEAKWFHSGYKPTFEEYINNAWISVSGPIILMDAYFSLTNPVTKDAIKLLELGYPPIIYHASMILRLTDDLGTSNDEMKRGDIPKSIQCYMNDTGVSEDEARDHMKFLISELWKEINNEDENMDSPFSKQFLQNCKNLARISQFIYQYGDGHASQDSLSKQRISELIINHIPS from the exons ATGTTTTGCTTGGGAGTTCATCAATTTTCTCCACTTTCATTAATCCTTAGTACTACAAAATTAGCAAGAGCAAGTAGATTATCAAGTGCTTGCTACCCCATCCAATGTACTATGGTCAATAGTACAAATATTACTAATAATACTACTATATTTGATAATCATATTCATAGAAGATCAGCCAATTATGAACCTCCCATTTGGTCTTTTGATTACATTCAATCTCTTTCATCAAGCCAATATAag GGAGAAGCATGTACAAGTAGATTGAATGAGCTAGAGGCAAATGTGAAAGAGATATTGTTAGTTGAGATGAAATCTAACTCTTTAGCTCAACTTGAGTTTATTGATGCATTGCAAAGACTTGGATTATCTTACCGTTTCGAGACTGAAATAAACACTATTTTAAATGAAAAGTACTCCGGTAATATTATCGATAACCCTAATTATAATTTGTACGCCACAGCTCTCGAATTCAGGCTTCTACGCCATCATGGTTATGATGTATCTCAAG AAATTTTCAATGTGTTTAAGGATGAGATTACAAGCAAGTTCAAGGCAAGAACGAGTGGCGAAGATATAATTGGAGTATTGGCTTTATACGAAGCTTCATTCTATGGCAAAAAAAGTGAAAGTATTTTGGAAGAAGCTAGGGTTTCCTCAATCGAATGTCTCGAAAATTACGTAGCAACTATGACGATGGAGCGAAACAAACCATCATTATTAGTCAATGATtatgatgatgataataatatGTTATTATTAGTGAATCATGCCTTGGAGCTTCCACTTTATTGGAGAATAACAAGATCAGAAGCAAGGTGGTTCATTgatttatatgaaaaaaatcataacatgaATTCTACTTTGCTTGAATTTGCCAAATTGGATTACAACATGGTACAATCCATATATCAAGAAGATCTAAAACATCTCTCAag GTGGTGGAGCCATACAAAACTTGGAGAGAAAATGGATTTCTTTAGAGATAGATTAATGGAGTGTTTCTTATGGACTGTGGGAATAGCATGTGAGCCAGAACAAAGCTATTATAGAAGAATGTCTGGAAGATTATATGTTCTAATAACAACAATTGATGATATATATGATGTCTATGGAACATTGGAGGAATTAGAGCTTTTCACTAATGCTGTTGAGag ATGGGATGTGAAAGCAATGGATGATTTACCAGAATATATGAGGAtgcctttctttcttttacacAATACCATAAACGAAATGGCTTTCGATGTGTTAGGAGACCAAAATTTCCTCAACGTTAAATTCCTTAAGAGGACg TGGGTAGATTTCTGTAAACATCAATTACAAGAGGCAAAATGGTTTCACAGTGGATACAAACCAACATTCGAAGAATACATTAACAATGCATGGATTTCGGTATCAGGACCGATTATTCTTATGGATGCTTATTTCTCTCTTACAAATCCTGTTACAAAAGATGCCATAAAATTACTGGAATTAGGTTATCCACCCATAATTTACCACGCATCCATGATTCTACGACTTACAGATGATCTAGGAACATCGAAT GATGAAATGAAAAGAGGTGATATTCCGAAATCAATTCAATGTTACATGAACGATACAGGTGTTTCTGAAGATGAAGCTCGAGATCATATGAAGTTTCTAATAAGTGAATTAtggaaggaaataaataatgaagatgaaaatatgGACTCTCCTTTCTCAAAACAATTTcttcaaaattgtaaaaatcttGCTAGAATATCACAATTTATATATCAATATGGAGATGGACATGCTTCTCAGGATAGTTTATCAAAACAAAGAATTTCAGAATTGATAATTAATCATATTCCttcttaa